TCTCTCTCAAAAATCCGGGGGATGTCAGCGGAGTGATTGTGAGAGATGAAGGCGTCTTCTTGGTTCGTTACCTTGCCATGGAGCCCGCCGTTCTTCGTCCTTTCGAATCTGTGTCAGATGAGCTTGAAAAAGCCGAGATCAAACGTCTGCGAGATGAAGCCGAGGCTAGTTTTATGAAGGCTTTGGCCGACAAGTATCCGAGTCAAAAGCTCAGTTCGGCTACTCAGGAAAGCCAGTGATAAGAGCCTTGGGAAAGATGGCTGAACCCCGTGAATGCTCCTGGTTTTGATGAAATCAAAATTCGTCAATACATACCAGCTAACAATGAATAGCTTCTCTTAGATGGGCTGTTACTTGAACAGCTTCTTCGCTTCGGTGGTCATGATGGGCAGTGCAGGATGAGCGAGATTGCGGTCCAAGGTGATGAGATAGCAGGGGAATCCGCAATCCACGGGTTGCCCGATGGCTTGCAGGCCATACCGCTCAGCGGCCTCCTGCAATAGAGTCGCCGTCACTGGGGTAATGCCGAGACCATCTGCGGCGGCGGTTTTCATTAAAGCGGCGTCATCGAATTCGGCGACGAGGTGGGGATGAAGTTGAGTGGCTTCAAACCAGCGGTCAAGTTCATGCCGCCAAGCGGTGCGCCCCGAAGGGAGAAGCATAGGGGCCTCATGCAAGGATGACGGAAAGTGGCGGTGAAACTTTTTAGCCAATGCAGGAACTGCGCAGAAATGCACCTGAGGATGCCCCAAGAGACGGCTGTAAGCTCTGACCGCATGAGAACTGGAAGCTGCTTCGTCAGATAAAATAACGTCTAGCCTCCCTGAAGCTAGATCTCCAAGGAGTTCCTGAGAATGTCCCTCTGAACAAGAAAGCTGTAGATTGGGGAAAGCCTGGACCATCGGGTTCATCAACCGCCAAGCCACTAGCTTGGGAAGGGAATCGGTAATCCCGATGTTTAGCCGCAGGGTTCGTGCCTCGCTGTGACTCTGGAGAGACTGGAGTAACTCGGCTCCCAAGGAAAAGATTTCGTCAGAGCGTTCCATGACGAGGCGGCCTGCCGCAGTCAGTTTCAGCCTGCGGCCAGTTCGATCAAAGAGTGACTGGGCGAAGGTTTGCTCCAGAGCCTTGATTTGGGTACTGATGGTGGGCTGCGACAAATGCAGCTTGGTGGCAGCCGCCCGCAAGCTGCCTGCCCGTGCGACCTCCCAGAAAAGCCGCAAGTGGTGATAATTGAGATCCGCAGGATTCACTTGATTAGATTTTATCTAAAAAACGATTCGAAACATCGAAATTGTCAAACAACCTGCCAATAGTAAATTCGTCCTATCTAGACTACCCCTCGACGCATGTCCGCCACCCCCTTTGCCATTTCCATTCCGCTGCTGGCTAGGCTCGCTGCGATCACGGGTTGTGAATTTGATCCCCAACGTGCGGATACGGCTGTTAGAAACGCCATGAGGGTCGATACAGAGCCACTTGCCCTTCTAGCAAGGGCTGCTGCGGAGGTTCACATGCAGGTTTCACCTGCGCGGATGCCCTTGGCGGAACTGTTGTGGCATGCCAATCACGAGGCACCAGTGGTGTTATGGTCTGAACCAGAAAATCGCTGGTTCATCATCACATTTACGGGATGGTTCAGTCTGCGTGTGGCGGATCAAGAACATCTCTTCCAGCACAGCACGCTATCGAGAGCGGAATTAGTGAGGAAGCTGGGGTTAAAGACGGCCAATGATACCGTAGAGGGAGGCATCGTTCACGCAGAACGACTGGCCCAGGGGATGAGTGCCCGTAAACTGATGGGGCAGTCGGACCATGGTAAAGGCCACGGCATTGGGCACGATCATCACCATCCTGAGATCTCGCCTGCAAAGCGTTTTTTGAGACTGCTGAAAGCGGAGCGGCAAGACATCTTCACCCTTTTGGTCTTTTCGTTCTTCTCGGGCATCCTGTATCTGGCTGCACCGCTGGCTGTCGATACGGTGGTCAGTAGCTTAGCTTTCGGCGGACAATCTCAGCCTTACATCCAAGCGCTGGCTTTTGTCGTTTTAGCACTGTTCGCAGCTCTGTCACTACAGGCGATCGTGAGCGGCTTTCAGTATTATGTGTCGGACATCATTCAGCGTCGTATTTTCGTCCGCACGGCTTCGGATCTGTCTTACCGCCTCCCACGAGTCAAAGCGGAGGCCTTGGATGAAGTGCATGCGCCTGAATTGGTGAACCGATTCCTCGATGTGGTCACGGCTCAGAAAAGCACGGCCCTCTTGTTGCTGGATGGGGTGAACCTCGTATTTGGAAGCCTGATCGGGATGGTCTTGCTGGCCTTGTATCATCCGCTGATGCTGGCTTTCGTCGTGGTGCTGCTGGTATTGATTGCCGTCAGCATGTGGCTTCTTGGAAAGGGCGCGGTCAGCACAAGCATTGCGGAGTCTCGTGTGAAGTATGATGTGGTGAACTGGTTTGAGGAGATTGCAGCCTTTCCGTTCGTCTTTAAAGGCCCGGGTGGCTATCAGATGGCCTATGAGCGTGCCAATCAGCTCGCGACTCAATACTTGCAGTGCCGCTCCAAACATTTCCGAGTGGTCATGCGTCAGATCATTGCGTTGCTGGCTCTCTCGGTCTTCGCTGCGGCCATTCTTCTGATTCTCGGGGGCTGGCTGGTCATCAGTCAGCAGATGACTCTAGGTCAGCTTGTAGCGAGTGAGCTCATCATGGCCTCGATCGTCGTAGCCATGGCGAAGATGGGAAAAAAGCTGGAAGCTTGGTATGATGCCATGGCAGCGATGGACAAGCTGGGGCACATTTTCGATCTCGAAACGGAACGGGAAGATGGTGAACAACCGGCTCCGCGAAAAGAGGGGGTAGAGGTAACCGCGAGTTCGCTCTCGTTTGGTTACCATGAACCTTTGTTTCAAGATTTGTCTTTCACGGTGAAGCCAGGCACTCACGCGGTCATCGTGGGGCCCCATGGTTCAGGCACCAGCTCCATGTTGGATCTTTTGTTCGGACTGCGGCGTCCGACGGAGGGGCACGTCAGTATCGACGGGCTCGATCTCAGGAGCTGGTATCTGGAGGCGCTTCGTGAAAGTGTGATGCTACTCCGTCGTGATGAGATCGTGGATGGCACAGTCATTGAGAACCTACGTCTAGGAAGTATGCACGTGGGTTTGGACGAGATTCGTGCGGCTTTGGAGAAGGTCGGTTTGCTCAGTGTTCTCTTGCGACGCCCCGAGGGGCTTAACCTGCGGTTAAAGATCGGCGGGGCTCCTCTCAGCAGCAATCAACGCACTCGCCTCCTTCTAGCTCGCGCTTTAGTGCAGCAGCCACGCCTTCTATTGATTGATGAGCTCTTCGATAGCTTGGACAAGGAGTCCTTTAATTCTCTCACGAAAGCGATTCTCGATCCAGACCTGCCTTGGACTGTGATTTTGGCCACCCGGGACCGTGATGTCACCGCGCAGTGTCAGCAAGTGATCGAGCTACGCCCTAACCATCCAAGAGATGATACGGGTCGGCTCTCTACCCATTCAGCTTCGTAAGCCCAAGCCATGAACCGCTTCACCCGTTCTTCCATTCGGCCCTTGCCTGCTCTGAGCCTTGCTGGGTCTGTTAAGCTGACGCGTCTCTTCAGCCGCCTGCTGCTGACAGGATTCTTTGTGCTCTTAGTCGGACTCTTGTTCCTCCCTTGGCGTCAGTTTACCTCAGGCATGGGGCGCGTCATCGCGTTCGATCCCTTGGATCGCCGTATCAACATCGAAGCCCAGGTTTCAGGCCGCGTGAAACATCTGCATGTGGTCGAGGGGCAGCGTGTGAAAAAAGGCGATCTGATCGCCGAGATTCAAGACAACGATCCCAATTTGTTAGGCAATCTGAAGGCCCAACGTGAAGCCATTCAAAGTCGGCGTGAGTTTGCTGAAAGCAGAGTCGAGTCATTGATATCTCAAATCACCCAACAAGAGTTGGCCAAGTCTCAAGCGATTGATGCCGCCGAACAGCGGGTGATGGCTGCCAAAATCGCTTCCGAAACGGCGATATTGAATTACGAGCGAACCAAAAACCTGTTCGAAAAGAAGCTGGAGTCACAGCGCAATTTTGAACTGGCAACGCTCCAGCGTGATTCTGCCTTGGCAGAACTGAAGTCAGCACAGGCGACATTTAAACGCACGAGCAATGAGTATGATGCCACCATCGCTGCTACCCATGCTTCGAAGGGAACCGCACTCGGTGAGGTAGCCACCGCAGACCGCGACCTCTCTTCCATCGACATCCAGATCAACCAAAACCTTCGACAGGTGGTGGAAGCTCCGCGCGATGGCATCGTCTTACAGGTCTCCGTCACCGACGGCACCTATCTACGTCCCGGATCACTCATTTGCGTGATCATTCCTGAAACTGATAGCCGTTATGTCGAGGTCTGGGTAAACGGTAATGACATGCCTCTCATTCAAACGCGTAAAACAGAAAACGGTGTGGTGACCCCTGGCAGTCAGGTGCGCATCGCGTTTGAAGGCTGGCCCGCCGTGCAAATGATCGGCTGGCCTCAACTTGCCATTGGCACCTTCAATGGAGAGGTCGTCTTTGTGGATGCGACGGATAATGGCTTGGGCAAATTCCGGGTGGTCATTGGCCCCAGTGTCGATGAAGTGGATCGCGGAGATGGGAAGGGAAAGGTCAAGGTCGGCTGGCCGGACAAGGACCGCTGGTTGCGGCAGGGGGCACGAGCCAATGCCTGGGTTCTGCTCAATGAAGTGCCGTTGTGGTTCGAGCTGTGGCGTCAAATCAATGGCTTCCCGCCTCTTCAGCCGAA
The DNA window shown above is from Prosthecobacter debontii and carries:
- a CDS encoding LysR family transcriptional regulator, which produces MNPADLNYHHLRLFWEVARAGSLRAAATKLHLSQPTISTQIKALEQTFAQSLFDRTGRRLKLTAAGRLVMERSDEIFSLGAELLQSLQSHSEARTLRLNIGITDSLPKLVAWRLMNPMVQAFPNLQLSCSEGHSQELLGDLASGRLDVILSDEAASSSHAVRAYSRLLGHPQVHFCAVPALAKKFHRHFPSSLHEAPMLLPSGRTAWRHELDRWFEATQLHPHLVAEFDDAALMKTAAADGLGITPVTATLLQEAAERYGLQAIGQPVDCGFPCYLITLDRNLAHPALPIMTTEAKKLFK
- a CDS encoding peptidase domain-containing ABC transporter, which gives rise to MSATPFAISIPLLARLAAITGCEFDPQRADTAVRNAMRVDTEPLALLARAAAEVHMQVSPARMPLAELLWHANHEAPVVLWSEPENRWFIITFTGWFSLRVADQEHLFQHSTLSRAELVRKLGLKTANDTVEGGIVHAERLAQGMSARKLMGQSDHGKGHGIGHDHHHPEISPAKRFLRLLKAERQDIFTLLVFSFFSGILYLAAPLAVDTVVSSLAFGGQSQPYIQALAFVVLALFAALSLQAIVSGFQYYVSDIIQRRIFVRTASDLSYRLPRVKAEALDEVHAPELVNRFLDVVTAQKSTALLLLDGVNLVFGSLIGMVLLALYHPLMLAFVVVLLVLIAVSMWLLGKGAVSTSIAESRVKYDVVNWFEEIAAFPFVFKGPGGYQMAYERANQLATQYLQCRSKHFRVVMRQIIALLALSVFAAAILLILGGWLVISQQMTLGQLVASELIMASIVVAMAKMGKKLEAWYDAMAAMDKLGHIFDLETEREDGEQPAPRKEGVEVTASSLSFGYHEPLFQDLSFTVKPGTHAVIVGPHGSGTSSMLDLLFGLRRPTEGHVSIDGLDLRSWYLEALRESVMLLRRDEIVDGTVIENLRLGSMHVGLDEIRAALEKVGLLSVLLRRPEGLNLRLKIGGAPLSSNQRTRLLLARALVQQPRLLLIDELFDSLDKESFNSLTKAILDPDLPWTVILATRDRDVTAQCQQVIELRPNHPRDDTGRLSTHSAS
- a CDS encoding HlyD family secretion protein, coding for MNRFTRSSIRPLPALSLAGSVKLTRLFSRLLLTGFFVLLVGLLFLPWRQFTSGMGRVIAFDPLDRRINIEAQVSGRVKHLHVVEGQRVKKGDLIAEIQDNDPNLLGNLKAQREAIQSRREFAESRVESLISQITQQELAKSQAIDAAEQRVMAAKIASETAILNYERTKNLFEKKLESQRNFELATLQRDSALAELKSAQATFKRTSNEYDATIAATHASKGTALGEVATADRDLSSIDIQINQNLRQVVEAPRDGIVLQVSVTDGTYLRPGSLICVIIPETDSRYVEVWVNGNDMPLIQTRKTENGVVTPGSQVRIAFEGWPAVQMIGWPQLAIGTFNGEVVFVDATDNGLGKFRVVIGPSVDEVDRGDGKGKVKVGWPDKDRWLRQGARANAWVLLNEVPLWFELWRQINGFPPLQPNQGEKIDPTLK